The following are from one region of the Oncorhynchus nerka isolate Pitt River linkage group LG8, Oner_Uvic_2.0, whole genome shotgun sequence genome:
- the LOC115133718 gene encoding zinc finger protein RFP-like, with translation MATSSSLLSEEQFLCSICLDVFTEPVSIPCGHNFCKACITKYWDTSDLCQCPMCKNTFDKRPDLFVNTFISEMAAQFRQTVEVKTTSSPDQCSAMIVEVSCDICTGTKLKALKSCLVCQTSYCETHLEPHQRVAALKRHKLINPVENLEDRMCKKHERPLELFCRTDQTCLCVLCLKADHMTHDTVLLEEEYGERKAQLGKTEAEVQQMIQERLKKVQEIKHSVDLSKREAERERSDSVQVFTALVRSIERSQAELIEVIEEKLKATERQAEGLIKELEQEITELQRRSTELEQLSHTEDHLHLLQSFPFLCTPPDTKDWSEISVQSDLCVGTVKRAVSQLEETLNKQMEKLPEVKLKRIQQYAVDVTLDPDTAHPKLILSEDGKQVRYGGTQLNKPYNPKRFDRALNVIGKEGFSSGRFYYEVNVQVKTKWTLGVARESINRKGKITKSPFNGFWAVVLRNECMFSACTSPRVRLYLRKKPQKVGVFVDYEEGQVSFYDVEARSHIYSFTGCTFTEKLYPFLGPGNDKGEYSVPLIISLVNHTD, from the coding sequence ATGGCCACCTCCAGCAGTCTCCTGTCTGAAGAGCAGTTCCTGTGTTCTATCTGTCTGGATGTGTTCACTGAGCCAGTCTCTATTCCATGTGGACACAACTTCTGCAAGGCCTGTATCACAAAGTACTGGGATACCAGTGACCTGTGCCAGTGTCCCATgtgtaaaaatacatttgataagAGACCAGATCTGTTCGTCAATACTTTCATTTCTGAGATGGCTgctcagttcagacagacagttgAAGTGAAAACTACCAGCAGCCCGGACCAATGCTCTGCCATGATAGTAGAAGTGTCCTGTGACATCTGCACTGGGACGAAGCTCAAGGCCCTGAAGTCCTGTCTGGTGTGTCAGACCTCTTACTGTGAGACTCATCTGGAGCCTCATCAGAGAGTCGCAGCCTTAAAGAGACACAAGCTGATCAACCCTGTGGAGAACCTGGAAGACAGGATGTGTAAGAAGCATGAGAGACCTCTAGAGCTGTTCTGTAGGACTGACCAGACATGTCTTTGTGTCTTGTGCTTGAAAGCAGACCACATGACTCATGACACTGTCCTTCTAGAGGAAGAGTATGGAGAGAGGAAGGCTCAGTTGGGGAAGACTGAGGCAGAAGTGCAGCAGATGATCCAGGAGAGACTGAAGAAGGTTCAGGAGATCAAACACTCAGTAGATCTCAGCAAGAGagaagcagagcgagagagatcagacagtgtacaggtCTTCACTGCTCTGGTTCGCTCCATTGAGAGAAGTCAGGCTGAGCTCATTGAAGTGATTGAGGAGAAGCTGAAAGCAACAGAGAGGCAGGCTGAAGGGCTCATTAAAGAGCTGGAGCAGGAaatcactgagctacagaggagaagcactgagctggagcagctctcacacactgaggaccacctccacctcctacaGAGCTTCCCATTCCTCTGCACCCCTCCAGACACCAAGGACTGGTCTGAGATCAGTGTTCAGAGTGATCTGtgtgtggggactgtgaagagagctGTATCTCAACTGGAGGAGACACTGAATAAACAGATGGAGAAGCTGCCTGAAGTCAAACTGAAGAGGATTCAGCAGTATGCAGTGGATGTGACTCTGGACCCTGATACAGCACATCCCAAACTCATCCTATCTGAAGATGGGAAACAGGTGAGATATGGAGGCACACAACTTAATAAACCTTATAATCCAAAGAGGTTTGACAGAGCTTTAAATGTCATAGGAAAGGAGGGTTTCTCCTCTGGGAGATTTTACTATGAGGTGAATGTTCAGGTGAAAACTAAATGGACTTTAGGAGTGGCCAGAGAGTCCATCAACAGGAAGGGGAAGATCACAAAGAGCCCATTTAATGGATTCTGGGCTGTGGTCCTGAGGAATGAGTGTATGTTCTCCGCCTGTACCTCCCCCCGTGTCCGCTTATACCTGAGAAAAAAGCCCCAGAAGGTGGGGGTGTTTGTGGATTATGAGGAGGGTCAGGTCTCCTTTTAtgatgtggaggccaggtctcaTATCTACTCTTTCACTGGCTGCACCTTCACTGAGAAACTCTATCCATTCCTTGGCCCTGGCAATGATAAAGGTGAATACTCTGTCCCTCTGATCATCTCTCTTGTCAATCACACAGACTGA
- the LOC115133080 gene encoding nuclear transcription factor Y subunit beta-like isoform X1: MEEDRSTTDASQLTLGISGEYMSGGYVLQSQDDDGEESLNDHDDGGMKENFREQDIYLPIANVARIMKNGIPQTGKVTMIAKDAKECVQECVSEFISFITSEASERCHQEKRKTINGEDILFAMSTLGFDMYLEPLKLYLQKFREAMKGEKGIPGVSVGEGLGEELTDDSFTNQLPAGIITADGQQQNVMVYTTSYQQIPGVQQIQFS, encoded by the exons ATGGAAGAAGACCGTTCCACCACCGACGCCTCCCAGCTAACGTTGGGCATCTCTGGAGAATACATGTCAGGAGGATATGTGCTCCAGTCTCAAGATG atgatggagaggagagtcTGAATGACCATGATGACGGGGGCATGAAAGAGAACTTCCGGGAGCAGGACATCTACCTCCCCATCGCTAACGTGGCACGCATCATGAAGAACGGCATCCCACAGACCGGGAAGgtaaccatg aTAGCGAAAGACGCCAAGGAGTGTGTGCAGGAGTgtgtgagcgagttcattagcttTATCACGTCGGAGGCCAGTGAGCGCTGCCACCAGGAGAAAAGAAAGACCATCAACGGAGAGGACATCCTGTTTGCCATGTCAACCCTGGGATTCGACATGTACTTGGAGCCTCTCAAACTCTACCTGCAGAAGTTCAGAGAG GCAATGAAGGGGGAGAAGGGAATCCCAGGTGTGTCGGTGGGAGAGGGCCTGGGGGAGGAGCTTACAGACGATAGCTTCA CGAATCAACTGCCAGCCGGAATAATAACAGCCGACGGCCAACAGCAGAACGTCATGGTGTACACCACCTCATATCAACAG ATTCCTGGCGTGCAGCAGATCCAGTTCTCATGA
- the LOC115133080 gene encoding nuclear transcription factor Y subunit beta-like isoform X2 yields the protein MEEDRSTTDASQLTLGISGEYMSGGYVLQSQDDDGEESLNDHDDGGMKENFREQDIYLPIANVARIMKNGIPQTGKIAKDAKECVQECVSEFISFITSEASERCHQEKRKTINGEDILFAMSTLGFDMYLEPLKLYLQKFREAMKGEKGIPGVSVGEGLGEELTDDSFTNQLPAGIITADGQQQNVMVYTTSYQQIPGVQQIQFS from the exons ATGGAAGAAGACCGTTCCACCACCGACGCCTCCCAGCTAACGTTGGGCATCTCTGGAGAATACATGTCAGGAGGATATGTGCTCCAGTCTCAAGATG atgatggagaggagagtcTGAATGACCATGATGACGGGGGCATGAAAGAGAACTTCCGGGAGCAGGACATCTACCTCCCCATCGCTAACGTGGCACGCATCATGAAGAACGGCATCCCACAGACCGGGAAG aTAGCGAAAGACGCCAAGGAGTGTGTGCAGGAGTgtgtgagcgagttcattagcttTATCACGTCGGAGGCCAGTGAGCGCTGCCACCAGGAGAAAAGAAAGACCATCAACGGAGAGGACATCCTGTTTGCCATGTCAACCCTGGGATTCGACATGTACTTGGAGCCTCTCAAACTCTACCTGCAGAAGTTCAGAGAG GCAATGAAGGGGGAGAAGGGAATCCCAGGTGTGTCGGTGGGAGAGGGCCTGGGGGAGGAGCTTACAGACGATAGCTTCA CGAATCAACTGCCAGCCGGAATAATAACAGCCGACGGCCAACAGCAGAACGTCATGGTGTACACCACCTCATATCAACAG ATTCCTGGCGTGCAGCAGATCCAGTTCTCATGA